Proteins encoded by one window of Akkermansia muciniphila ATCC BAA-835:
- a CDS encoding phosphotransferase enzyme family protein — MTAPLSVTTASDQLLCRIAGIGDLFAIEGEFVTGKEIPSGHINTTYKATYRKSDGTEDSYILQRINDYVFKDPKAVMRNVEKVTRHINWKVLRRLKDSAGQTLNLYPARGGRNYIDIPGDGIWRCYNYLAGTHTYDVVENTRQAYQAGFAFGSFQDLISDMNPDDIVETIPGFHHTRNRFNRLMEVAELDPQGRLSTCLPELEFIKAREQDVDRLLNLQERGVLPTRITHNDTKINNVMLDEDTDHAVCVIDLDTVMPGLVLYDFGDMVRTVTPPTEEDEEDLDKVRMRMPMFQSIVEGYLTAAHGFLTQAEIDQLAFSGKLITLEIGIRFLTDYLEGDPYFKVSRPNHNLIRCRTQLKLVECIEQELPAMEQYVKRVARGMSRK; from the coding sequence ATGACAGCCCCTCTCTCCGTAACGACAGCTTCCGACCAGCTTCTGTGCCGTATCGCCGGAATTGGAGACCTCTTCGCCATTGAAGGGGAATTCGTCACCGGGAAGGAAATACCCAGCGGACACATCAACACCACTTACAAGGCTACCTACCGTAAAAGCGACGGGACGGAAGATTCCTATATCCTCCAGCGCATTAACGATTACGTCTTCAAAGACCCCAAAGCCGTCATGCGCAACGTGGAAAAAGTCACGCGCCACATCAACTGGAAAGTCCTGCGCCGCCTGAAGGATTCCGCCGGCCAAACCCTCAACCTCTACCCGGCCCGGGGAGGACGCAACTACATTGACATCCCCGGTGACGGCATCTGGCGCTGTTACAACTACCTGGCCGGCACGCACACCTACGACGTGGTGGAAAACACCCGCCAGGCCTACCAGGCAGGATTTGCCTTTGGGTCCTTCCAGGATTTGATTAGTGACATGAATCCGGACGACATCGTGGAAACCATACCTGGCTTCCATCATACCCGGAACCGCTTCAACCGCCTGATGGAAGTGGCGGAGCTGGATCCGCAGGGGCGTCTCTCCACCTGTCTGCCTGAATTGGAATTCATTAAAGCCCGAGAGCAGGATGTGGATCGGTTGCTGAATCTTCAGGAAAGAGGTGTTCTTCCCACCCGCATCACTCATAACGACACCAAAATCAACAATGTCATGCTGGATGAGGACACCGACCACGCCGTCTGCGTCATTGACCTGGATACGGTCATGCCCGGCCTTGTACTGTACGACTTCGGAGATATGGTGCGCACCGTCACTCCGCCTACGGAAGAAGATGAAGAAGACCTGGACAAGGTGCGCATGCGCATGCCCATGTTCCAATCTATCGTAGAAGGGTATCTGACCGCTGCCCACGGCTTCCTGACCCAGGCGGAAATAGACCAGCTTGCCTTTTCAGGAAAACTCATCACGCTGGAAATCGGCATCCGTTTCCTGACGGACTATCTGGAAGGCGACCCATACTTCAAGGTCTCACGGCCGAACCACAATCTCATCCGCTGCCGTACGCAGCTAAAACTGGTGGAATGCATTGAACAGGAACTTCCTGCCATGGAACAATACGTCAAGCGCGTCGCCAGGGGGATGTCCAGAAAATAG
- a CDS encoding glycosyltransferase, whose protein sequence is MMNLGVTVHEGYDWEAIPAGAPVISFCNEEFLAALPKIRKRTRRTVFVNCMTWLFGREKEAMKRGDISLFLYQNSNVMGNVIPRLRALNPDPAIRFMTFRPYFDAADFPFIAGRSTDWFGAGHISRQDEDKFSKDTWHIYEHFASPVRKRGTFLGFDQRSEAKTGRPPDWVETFHDQKSLSQQEFYRRCHIVLQPTDTTENWPRVGFEAMASGSVLVVDRRGGWEQMVEHGKTGWLCECPGDFITYATKMAWEPHYREDMAAAARERGMALGGQEASMESWQEVFEAISRIPDS, encoded by the coding sequence ATGATGAATTTGGGTGTTACGGTGCATGAAGGCTATGATTGGGAGGCCATTCCGGCAGGGGCTCCCGTCATCAGTTTTTGTAATGAAGAGTTTCTGGCTGCTCTCCCGAAGATACGAAAACGGACGAGAAGGACAGTTTTCGTCAATTGCATGACCTGGCTTTTCGGCAGGGAAAAGGAAGCCATGAAGCGTGGAGATATTTCCCTGTTTCTTTATCAAAATAGCAACGTAATGGGAAACGTCATTCCTCGCCTGAGGGCTTTAAATCCCGACCCGGCCATCCGGTTCATGACGTTTAGGCCGTATTTTGATGCGGCAGATTTTCCTTTTATTGCAGGGCGTTCCACGGACTGGTTTGGAGCCGGACACATTTCCCGGCAGGATGAAGATAAGTTCAGCAAGGATACGTGGCATATTTACGAGCATTTTGCTTCTCCGGTCCGGAAGAGGGGAACTTTTCTCGGTTTTGACCAGCGGAGCGAGGCGAAGACTGGCAGGCCTCCCGATTGGGTGGAGACTTTCCATGATCAAAAGTCTTTGTCCCAACAGGAGTTTTACCGACGCTGCCACATCGTTTTGCAGCCTACCGATACGACGGAGAATTGGCCGCGTGTGGGTTTTGAGGCCATGGCAAGCGGGAGTGTGCTTGTTGTGGACAGGCGCGGAGGGTGGGAACAAATGGTGGAACACGGGAAGACCGGATGGCTGTGCGAATGCCCCGGGGATTTCATCACGTACGCCACTAAAATGGCTTGGGAGCCCCACTACCGGGAAGACATGGCCGCTGCCGCCCGTGAGCGGGGCATGGCCCTGGGCGGGCAGGAAGCTTCCATGGAAAGCTGGCAGGAGGTGTTTGAGGCAATCAGCCGGATACCTGATTCCTAA
- a CDS encoding RHS repeat-associated core domain-containing protein, which produces MEGNAAEDNPFRFSSEYADDELGLVYYNYRYYNPQNGRWISRDPAKEEKTNNLYWFVRNHPSIHLTYWEDNVQICHGYNQLLWTHI; this is translated from the coding sequence ATGGAAGGGAATGCCGCAGAGGACAATCCGTTCCGGTTTTCCAGCGAATACGCTGATGACGAACTGGGGCTGGTTTACTACAATTACCGTTATTATAATCCCCAAAATGGCAGGTGGATTAGTAGAGATCCTGCCAAAGAAGAAAAAACTAACAATTTATATTGGTTTGTCAGAAATCATCCGTCAATACATTTGACATATTGGGAAGACAATGTCCAGATATGTCATGGGTACAACCAGCTGCTATGGACGCATATATAA